GGGAGTGTGGCATTTTCTTGTTAAACACATCAATATCCTTGTGACTGATTGACAGGGGTAAGAAAAAGGTGTGTTTTCCATCTTGCTGAAATACTTGGTACTAAACTGGGCTGGAAATACAGTAGTGCTAGATGAGCCTTGGCTTTCATTCACTTGCCAGGTTTTCATCTGACAGAAGTGAGAAATGCCATTTCATTTGTCttgctttctttaaattatGATAAAAGATGCAGCTGTTCTTTAGCAGGGTTAATGTCTGATACTAACAGATCTCTTGTAAAAGTGCTGATTTTGTAGACTAGACAGGTAGTAACtactgaaaaaatgtatttaaacagGAAGGATTCTACCTTGACTAGGTACTTCTATGTTCATGCTTATATCCATGCTGAAGAGGCATTTAAAGGCAAAACTTGGTGCTCCAGGTAATCCTGACTTTGGATGGTAGGACTTGGAGGATGGTAGGTCTTTCTAGAAAGTGAATTTTAAGACTGGAGAGTGACCTTCTCACTATGACCACTACTATCTCTGTAGGCTAGGAAGAAGCCCCCATCCCAAATAAACTTTACCATCACAATATATGCATTTACAAtgtctgttttttctgcttccctgtcATTAGAATACGTAGGTTTTGCTCTGTTTAAGCTGCTCTTTTTAACTTAAGACTCAGTAACTGCTGATCTGTATATATGTTACATCAGTAATTATCACATTAGCATGACTAAAGCCACAATTTCACTATAAAatgagtttattttctgttactgTCAATTTTCAGGCATCTTTCACAAATGTTTATATAAAAGGAATACATGTAAATTtatgtaaaaaggaaaaaaccgAAGAATTAAATCTAAAcggaaaaagaataattttatgaAGCATTAGCAGTTATCAAAGATAAAGTAATTTCCCATGGTTCTTGCTGAATGGAAAATGGAACTAATATGTAACATGGGTTTAATGTACAATGCATTTGGTTTTGGTGATCTGTTTAGAAAATACTCTTGAAGAACAGCCCTGTAAGGTCTTCTCAtctctttttaaagcacaggAAGTCTGTAAAGAAGCTTAACTCTTCATCTGCCCCTTTGCTTCCATGAGAAGTAGTCAGCAAATCTGAACTGCTGCACATGCTCATCTGTTCTGATAAACAGTGTCATCACTCAAAACATCCTAGAGGAAAAATGTAGAAGTATTTCATTACTGatgtgaacatttttttttatgaaggcAAAACTTCTTTTCTAAGGCAAACTCCATCCCTTTACTGTTTCACAGTAAACTTCTTTCTTGCCACTTATCCAGTTGCTTTTGTCCATGTGGCATCTACAGGATTCaaagcacatttattttcctcttggcTTTTTCTAATCTCCAGCAAGCACAGAGGCAGCTATACACATGCCACAGTTTTCACTGTGTTCATATCTGACCCTCAAAACCAAGGGCCAGGTCATGTCAGCAGGGACTTGATGTCTTTAAAGAAGTAATTATAGAAGAAAACAATTGGGGCTGaatggaaagaaattaattaaaaacatataGAGGGGAAGTGTTTGACTTTGTTctatgtttcttttatttcttcttgccTCTCCAAATTGGTGCAAGTCATGCCCAGaataggaaagattttttactgtttctcaAGAGAAGGAAGATTTTAGAAGtgattttgtttgaaaataatgtCACTTCtaaagctgtttatttttaatttacatggCATATGCAAAATTACTGTCGTATGGTCATGTAAGACTTAGTGGCATAAATTTGGAATGATGAAATAAGTTGTGTGGCTCTACCCAGCAATGTTGAGTACTTAAGTTTATGCTCTGTAAGTTGAAGGGGGGGCAATACCTGTAAGAACATTCTACAGTTTGTGTAACAGTTTTGTTATGTTTCTGTCACCAAACTACCCTGGGCTAAGGGAACAAGAGGAACTACAATAGGgatatttttccaaaatgaacTCTTAATAGCTCTGTGCATTTTACCAAACGGTCCAGGACCACTTGTTGttcccagggaagtagtggattctccatccctggagatatttaaaaagagactggatgtggcactcagtgccatggtctagtaactgcaacggtggtaaaagggttggactcgatgatctctgaggtcccttccaacccagccaattctatgattctatgattgagaTCTTTTCTTGGCAAAATACAAAGTTATggaagctttatttttcagtgtacatacatacatgcatTCTATAAGGTATATACTGTCATACATATAATTATATATGTATGGTCATTTAGAATGCTTTACAATGCCTTTGGCTATTGTGCAGAATATCTTTTTAGAACTTTatcaacttgaaaaaaaaatcaatttgcgTACAAAATAGAAACAGTATACCCTTAAAACttaggttttttccccataaattTCACTACAGATAGACAGATACTTACAGGCTGTCCACAGTGCTCAGTGAACCTCTGCTTTTGAAGTTCTTGGGCAATTGCTTGAAAAATTTTTCGTTTACTATTGATTTtctgcaaattatttaaaatattttgagtaagTGCTACATTTGACATTGGTAAAACATCCTTTTCTACCTTTTATTATTCTAGTTTGTTCCCTAGATATGTCTTTGAGAATGTTACTAAATAACACTTTAAGAACATATTTTGCAGGCAGAAGGTCTTAAATTACATTAGTATTACATCTATTGATATATATACCTTATTTAGTGGATATTTACTTATATgacttctgatttttattcaaGGATACAAGGTGGTAGGGGTTCTTAATAGACCTCTAAATACTTTAGGGCATACCTGAATGCagcatttaaacaaacaaacaaattaatagCAAAACCTGCTATTTTCAGcagaagtttgaaaaaaaaaaagacttaaaatctaaaaaaaagtAGTGTATTAGAGATGGCCTTTACATAGATTGTCTTATCCTATATCAAatttattaaaactgaaataactaagtagttaaaattaattaagtGTAAAATAATTAACTAATTTTGTACAAATCTGAAGCGAGGCCTTAGCAGCTCTGAATGCCTCTAACTGAATCATCAATCATAAACTTGATGCTCAGTATActttaaaaagacaagaaaaaagctCTGAATCACAGGCAAAGCAAGCAAAGTGGTACCATACAGAGTTCTCTGTGCTTGGGTCTTCGTTCCTGCTTTTCTGTAGCCACTCTGATTTTAACTGAagggaggaataaaaaatagtttaaacATAAGATGAGAAGTCAACTGCTAAAGTAGCAGAATAGTTAAGTGTTGCCCTTTTACACAAAGGGCAACAGTTTGCAGGTAAGTCTTTCATTAGATTAGCTTATACCACtggaaaaatcagaagtttTCAGGTGTGCAAGGCCTTTTCCAGCTTCTGGTAATatctttgctttgtgttttgtattttgcaagtatttttcctttgagtACAGGAAAACCTGCCTGAAGCACTACCCAATTCTCAGACATAAACCAATGGCTTCACAGGTATCAGTTTTTCCCTGGAAGAAggcttaattaatttttcctactACTTCACctagtttaaagaaaaacacaaaacaaaaggacTTCCCTGCCTTTGTGCTTAGACAGTGATCACTGTAGCAGAGAACCCTTTTACTTTATCATACCACTTATACAGTCAGCAAAGTCTTTACTCACAGCAAAGCCTCATTATTATGCAGGTATTCCAGTTGtaattttgaggttttttcagttaaacacagattttgtcctagatttaaaaaaataaaactaaaaaaatccaGTTATGTAATTTTTAACCAGACACATTCTCTGTTTGTTTCATATAATCATAAAACTTCTTCCaaatctgatattttaaaattttaccaAGGTCTCTCCTGTATGTGTAGAATTTCATTTCACAAGTAAAGTCACTCTGCAGTGACTGTAGCTCACAAATACTTTGACATTATGTTCagatattttacagaaatatttcactggAAACACCATAGAGACTTGATGACTTAAATagtaatttctgattttcctttttgataGATAATATCTATCTTGCTGATTAATACACACTCAAGATGATTTTAACTtacaaaaaccttttcttttagacacttaaatgaaaaagaagtagCACAAGTATGTGCTACACAAATTTCCAGATGTGTGCAGCAAATGAACTTCAGCTAACCACCTCTTTAAAACTTGGATCATAAAAATGATGGAACctagttttaattttcatggaGACCTTAAAACTTCTTAGATTTACAAAATGAACCAAATTACTTTAAGCTTACCTTGTAGACTACAAACGTGAATACAGTAGTGCTGTATAGAAATAGTAAGGTTGAGGTGATGAtcatgaagatgaagatgagaTTTCCATTGCTGTGCTTCTTCTCTGATCCTTTATTAAAAGTGAGCATTAGAATAAAGTACAGTTCTTCTAATATATACAGTTTTCTTAATATTCTGCATTTCAGCCCCCTTCCTCTGAGGAGTTAAACTTTATACCCATCAGTATTTTCTGGTTAATTTTCAGTGTATGTGCAGTAGTGAGGTGACATTGATGTTGTTTCCCTGAATGTCTGTGAGAGCAATTGAAACTTCTTATTTTTGGTTAGGAACCCTCCCTGTAGCTGTAGACTGAGAACAGAatccagctctctgctcttgtGAAGAAATATCTGAATAAAGCTGACAGgcttttcagaaatgcagtgaGATACAAGAAGGACTTTAAAGCTTTAAACATGAAATACAGTTAATGAAGTCTTACCACTTTCTTAACTAGAAGGCACATTATACAAATTTAGACCCTATGGTCTATTGCATCTGTTTCCACTAACTgtaattttctctgcttctcatttttctgttgatACTTCCTTTCTGATAGCCATTAAGTAAGAGGATGTAGGGCATAGTTAGATAAAACAAGTTcaaaacttctttctttgtaattttcatACAATGACAAAACAGTCTAATTATCAAATGAAGTTGTAGAATCCCTCTGTGGCTTtactattaatattttcatgtacTTGTAACAGTTTTGTTAGTAGTTCCATCTTAAATGCCATTCTTGAAAGTGAAGATTAAGAGAATATTTAGTAAAAGTAATTTACTACTTTTAAGCTGCTTCATTCAGAAGGACTGATCAACTGACCTGTTTTTGTTAGCACTGTTCCATCTCCTGTTTGTTTAGAACGGGGTGAACTTGAATCTGAAAATGCTATTCCACAGATATAAATAGCAGTGTCATTTGCAGTGAGATCATTGATCTGAAGTGAAATGCTATTTTCTGACAGTAAATGTACTTTGTACTTCTGATGATCTGTGCATCCAGGAGTACACAAATCCTCATGGTGATTGGTTAGAAACCGAAACCATAGAACTTCTGGTGTGGACGAGGAGCAcccagaggcagaaaaagcacaTGTTAGGAATACAGTGTGCATGGAGTGGTCAGCTTCCTGAAACCTGGGCTGTGTTACAGTGACTTGGCAGGTATCTGCAGCACCTGTTGAGAATAAACTTTTGGTAATGTGAGAGGCAGTTAAAAAGCAAGGCACAATCTAAAAGCAAAATCAGCTGCTTCTGGTTCATTTGAGAAGAGATGGGAGGAAAGGAGTAAAACCAACTGTGTTTCAAATTAGaaatttttaatgttgtttcCAGCAAACTTTTCTTCTAGATAATTCCTACAGCTTGCCCATGTTAATatacttttcttcctgtttttctgacaAAAGTATAGTGAGGATTTATATATCTAAAATAATGTGAATATCTTCATAGTCCCTGGAGGAAATCAAAAGAATGTTTTGTGTAGTTCCCTGCCTCAGATGGAGtcctgaggggttttttttaattttgggggATGATGGGTGGAGAGAGGGGTCCTGATCTGAGTCAAGTGAGACAGCCTGATGGCAGGCAGTGGAAACATTGTAAATGGAGACAGTTATAATCTAGTAATTTCATAGCATTGATTAGAATTTGTAATAGTTCCTAGACATTCTTGCACTTCATCCTATGTATTGACCCTGTGTTTCTAATGATAATTATTTTGCTTGCTAGTCAAAATGAgtgcagagaaaacaggaaGGTCAATCAGGGAAGAGAATTCTATTTAAGGAACTGAAATGTATGGTTTAGAATAGCTAGTCTGGGACATTTTAAGTTTTTACTGAAACGCATAATTTAAATACTGTTGTCAGATATTTGATTTTATTCAAAAAATTGCTTAGTTAATTAAGCAATGGAAATTAGATTATTGCAGTGAAAGTTAAGATATTAGCATAACAACGTCCTCATTTACTTCCTAAAGAATaacaaatcagaagaaaaacaaactgaagtatttttactGCTGGTGCACAATTTATCAGCCTTCTTACAGCAATCAACATTGTCCCGTGATCATTTTTCTGAGTATGTTATGAACAAAATCCAAGCAGATTCAGTGACTGTGACTTctaaaggaataaaatgaacCTGGTTTTGTGTCAGCTCAGCATCAGAGCCATTCCATAGCAGCTACAGCAATCTGAACATTGCTTGCACCAACAATTGTTTAATCTGGAGTTTGTATGAAGATAGCAGAAATCAGCTTGATTCTCAGCAAAACTTTTTACTAGCCTTATTTTGTAGCTGTGTTGCAGATCATAACCAGAACATTTTCAATCTTGTTTAGCTGTGGCAAAACAGGAAAGTATTAGAAGCTTAAAAAAGAGTCTTACCAGCACTGTACAGAATCCAGTCAAATGCCAGCATTAGCATGTTTTTTAGTTTGTTGAAAGATGCCATTTCTTGTATCTCTCTAGAAATTATTCTGCTTGAAGGAAGAGGAACTTAAGAAATTTTGGGAGTTGCAGAACACTCTGAATCACAAGATTTAGAACTTCCTGTTTAGAAGGGTGTTTACTGTTGTATTTAGAAAACTGGTTAAAGGTACATACCAAACCAGAAAATACTTGTTACTTGTGGATGACATTGCTTGGAAAATCAGTGAATTTTAGATTTTGAACCTCTGAGAGCTCTACCTACAATCCTTCAGGTGATTTCATTGGATATAACAAATGACAACACATATTCCAGAATGCTACAAGTGTTGGGCTTCTTAATTTTATATCACCCTTAGTGGTGTTTACCATATCAGCTAGTGGGTGGCCACTGAAGGAACAAAGATTAAGTAGCCATCCATTATAATGGGGTGGTCTACTGAAGAAAGTTTAGCAATAAATCATGATTTTAAGTTGCTGGCTCTGTTTACAGTAATCACTTGAAGCCATCTTTGTCTAGTgggcataaagaaaaaaattctgtaatgcTGAAAAAGATCTTTATTAAGTAGTCTGTTCATGTGTGCTGAACACCACCCTCACTCACTTTTCAGCCAGTCTTGGAACTGCTAGTTTAAAGTGTAACAAAGCATAACCTTAAGAAAGGAGCTGCTTTTGAGCAACAGACAAAAAACTGGGACTCGTCTTGAGACAGATCTCCAAATGGCTTGTCAACCTCCTACTTGGGGTAGAATGGAATATAATCTGTGTAGAGTGctttctgtaagaaaatacaACACACAATAAAATTTTCTGTccaatttaaacaaaactgttttgttttttcagtaggTGGCAAGTGGGAAAAGCCCTCAGAAGTTTTGGAAATCAAAGGGCACACTTGGGAAGAACAGGTGAATAGCCTGCCAGAAGTTTTCAGTAAAGCTGGTTTTGCCATAGAGGctttcaccagactgccataCCTATGTGAAGGTGATATGTATAATGACTACTATGTACTAGATGATGCTGTCTTTGTCCTCAAGCCAGTGTAAGCGTGTATGAAGTAAATCTCCAGAATCTAACCCAAGAAACAGCCTCTGAAAGAGGGGTTTGATTAGCCTCTGAAAGAGGGGTTTGATTTATTGTTACTTAAAGGGAGGGAATTTGGGGGTTGCCATGCTAAATAAATACCATGTAAGAAATTTAAAGGCCAAAATACTAATGTATTTCTTTGTAGTGtggttaggaaaaaaaggttgttttttaaacagactCTTCAGTTGagaatttcttttttaccaGCTCTTAAGCCAACAATGCATTTTGCAACCCAGCAGTAATGAGGGATATTTTTTTACGCTTACCTGCAACAGGGATCAGATCCAAACAAAAGCAATAGTCCTGATAATGATGAAACTGATACAATGTGAACTGTTGTTAAAGAAATCAAGTGAAATCTGGCAATAAAGTTACCCATTCAGTTCAAATCTTGTTGAATATAAACTGTTGAAATGGATATTCTTCCATGCTAATTTACTTTCTCTCTTATTGTCATTCTTCACATGTTTTTAATCATGCTAATAAACATTTTTGAGATGACTTTTTGCATTAACTTTTGTGTTCATTGTTGTAACCATAGCCACACGCTTGTCTGCAGCAACTCTTTGTGTTGAGAATCAAGCTCTCAGTAGCAGTGCTACCTTGCCTTTATTTAAACAGCATTTAAGTATTGCTTAAAGGGATAACAGTCCACAAAGTTCTATCACTTTTGGTTGGGTTTCCTTCATGTTCCTCTCAAAGCCTCCTAAATCCTCATTACTTTTGCATAAACCATTTTCCAGCTATAAAAGGTTATGGTAGAACTTgctaaaactgcattttaaaatgatgGGTTTAATAACTTATTCTAAGCAAGTTATCCCCAACAGTTTTCAGCTTAAAAACTTGCAGGCAGTTTGTTGCAATTTTGTGACTCAAGCTGCCTCTGAAGTTCTGGCTGCAGGGACCAGATTTTGAAGGGTTTGCTGGTTTGGGACGTTTCCTTCAGGAGCACTAAATAAATGTCTTGttttaaaactgttaaaaatggATAATTTCtgggattttcttcctttaaaaacaagcagCATCCTAAGTAGAACAGAGCTGGCAGGTGTATATTTTGTGTTGCTGGTAAGTAGATAAAGAGCTAGCTTATCTTTTGCTTTTGAAGTTTAAAAAGGTTGtgtcttgtggggtttttttgtttgtttcaaaaatgTCTGGTTATCTTATGTCAGGTATGATGTTTCAGCATGTCTTTTTAGGTTTACCTTGGACTTCCTTTGCCTGATGACAAATGATTTCTCTTGCTAATTTAATCGCCTTTTATTCTCAGTCATCTTTGTGGAATAGTAAGTATTCTGTAGGATGAGgttggtggatttttttcagcagtaattCAGGTTCAgttttgttctcattttggCCATGTGCTTTCGAATTTTGGCACAGAGCATAATCAGATTTATCTGTTGGAAAAATGAGCTGTGTATACTTTGGGCTGagtccattaattttttttttgtcaccttCATTTATACTCATGTAGCAGTGGGAAAATGTGTTTCTTAATGTGTAAAGAATCTAGCTTCATTtagcaaatataaaatatatattgacACAAAGTCCTTCAAAGGTACTCAAGTGTTTTACTCCTATAGGTTAAAAATCCATGACTATGCATTTCCCATCTATTTAatctatttaattttctaattcCCATCTATTTTTGAGTCGTGTCCCTTATGACTGGTTTGTAATAGCTTTGAGAGGGTGTGGGACAGAAGGTCCAATGTAAATAatagtagggtttttttccttatgatttCCTAGTTTGTTCCTTCTGTTTAGCCAGGTATTCTCACACCTGAGTTGGGGAATTAAAAGACTTAGGAAAATGTGACCAGCAACAGGGAAAAGCTATGAACAAAGTAAGCTTAAATTCTAAGGGGTGACATTCAACTGGGTCAAAAGCCTGCTCTGTCCTGTTGAATGTAAAGAGTAGCCCCAAGGGACTGTACCTACACCCATACTTCTAAAATCAGAGTTCCTTGCAAAGGAAGGGGTGTAGCCTGGCTTACTGTGCCAGGGAAAGGATTTGTCTTCCCACACTTTGAGAATGCATTTGTATGCAATCTATGTCTGCTCAAAGAAACTCTTTAGTCCTGAGGCTGATTA
The Calypte anna isolate BGI_N300 chromosome 14, bCalAnn1_v1.p, whole genome shotgun sequence DNA segment above includes these coding regions:
- the IGSF6 gene encoding immunoglobulin superfamily member 6, producing the protein MASFNKLKNMLMLAFDWILYSAGAADTCQVTVTQPRFQEADHSMHTVFLTCAFSASGCSSSTPEVLWFRFLTNHHEDLCTPGCTDHQKYKVHLLSENSISLQINDLTANDTAIYICGIAFSDSSSPRSKQTGDGTVLTKTGSEKKHSNGNLIFIFMIITSTLLFLYSTTVFTFVVYKLKSEWLQKSRNEDPSTENSKINSKRKIFQAIAQELQKQRFTEHCGQPDVLSDDTVYQNR